Proteins from one Oscillatoria nigro-viridis PCC 7112 genomic window:
- a CDS encoding CAP domain-containing protein, with protein MSKGLILTCLGLLTILPQCDTSIPTRSLPQTPMNTNVASSAITNLEKAVNQQINQYRASKKLPPLTIDPRISQIARIHSENMANGKVSFSHDGFEGRAKAITIPYQSVAENLAYNFGYSDPVRNAVEGWIKSDGHRKNMEGQFNVTGIGIAKNAKGEYYFTQLFVRSR; from the coding sequence ATGTCGAAAGGTTTGATTTTGACGTGCTTGGGATTGTTGACAATCCTGCCACAGTGTGACACCTCCATTCCTACGCGATCGCTGCCACAAACTCCCATGAATACTAATGTTGCTTCGAGTGCTATTACTAACTTAGAAAAAGCGGTTAACCAACAGATTAATCAATACCGAGCATCTAAAAAGTTGCCGCCGCTGACTATCGATCCGCGAATCAGTCAGATAGCCAGAATTCACAGCGAAAATATGGCTAACGGTAAAGTAAGTTTCAGTCACGATGGATTTGAGGGGCGGGCGAAAGCAATTACGATTCCTTATCAAAGTGTAGCTGAAAATCTTGCTTATAATTTTGGCTACAGCGACCCGGTACGCAATGCTGTTGAGGGTTGGATTAAAAGTGACGGCCACCGCAAGAATATGGAAGGTCAGTTTAATGTGACAGGTATTGGGATTGCCAAAAATGCCAAAGGCGAGTATTATTTTACTCAGCTTTTTGTTCGCAGTCGATAA
- a CDS encoding ribonuclease H-like domain-containing protein, with product MEFADFQVCDGDISDSLLSYYLTAPAIAVDTETMGLMPWRDRLCLVQLCDPQGKVAAVRIAKGQTAAPNLKKLMEAENIEKVFHFARFDMATMRYNLSIDIAPVFCTKIASKLARTYTNKHGLKDLIQELEKVELNKTSQSSDWGNSEHLSDEQLSYAANDVRYLLSAKQKLTAMLQREERWEIAQQCFQCLPVFVSLDLLQYNNVFEHG from the coding sequence ATGGAATTTGCAGATTTTCAAGTGTGCGATGGTGATATTTCCGATTCTCTCTTATCTTATTATTTGACTGCGCCGGCGATCGCCGTTGATACGGAAACAATGGGTTTGATGCCGTGGCGCGATCGCTTGTGTTTGGTTCAGTTGTGCGATCCGCAAGGTAAAGTTGCAGCAGTGCGGATTGCTAAAGGCCAGACTGCCGCCCCGAATTTAAAAAAGCTAATGGAAGCCGAAAATATTGAAAAAGTATTTCACTTTGCGCGCTTCGATATGGCAACCATGCGTTACAATTTAAGTATTGACATTGCACCTGTTTTCTGCACAAAAATAGCGAGCAAACTTGCGAGAACTTACACCAACAAACACGGACTTAAAGATTTAATCCAAGAATTGGAAAAAGTAGAACTCAACAAAACTTCTCAAAGTTCTGACTGGGGAAATTCTGAGCATCTTTCAGACGAGCAACTCAGCTACGCTGCTAACGATGTCCGCTATTTGCTGAGCGCTAAACAAAAGTTGACTGCTATGTTGCAGCGAGAAGAACGCTGGGAAATTGCACAGCAATGTTTTCAGTGTTTGCCCGTTTTTGTGAGTTTGGATTTATTGCAGTACAACAATGTTTTCGAGCACGGCTAA